From Myxococcales bacterium, the proteins below share one genomic window:
- a CDS encoding glycosyltransferase family 39 protein — MSDADNDTTPGPTDDTANAEREASPSDAAKADASPADESKGEGAKESPDAEARASDRTEGESSEDDGREGTKSDAPEAEAKGETTGEESDAAEAKGVDGDEKPTSDKKADGDKKADGDKKADSDKKADGPKGNPLDKRSLAMAISGFLGLFFLMAKNAQWRFGVPLGVFFAIVAALGILGFIGSFDDGLAPGSDGEGRVAQRTTFEKVLPSLGLVVGSFVGFAAAISAAQSNLFGMPWAWGLVVTVLFVAFVASVFRLGVALGPLAKDELGEERPLLRRHGFWVLLIGGVLYFPAMGVFSLWDPWETHYGEVAREILARDDWISLWWAQDGWFWSKPILNFWVQALAMGSLGTHFQPDQMLMNGIGRPEWVVRTPNVLMTILAQYVIYKGVAKVFGRRAGMLGAFVLATMPDWFFLAHQTMADMPFVSSMTAAMGMVLLAASAKDEEKVALYEVTAFGRKFRLSGYHLAFGAILVCALPQIVYLLTRNVELVLYGSGPKGFRFHLDEFKSGSAGNCGLPGNEACHAALPASIPRGVAVAPTTPGQMAARFFGAIEPSVQGLFWAFLLGGLLYVNWGERRVRRLYYIGAWFFAAVATMGKGPAGIVLPGACAALYIATNKKWQELLKVEIWSGLLVVAVVAAPWFVAMYIRHGSPFTDRLFFHDMFNRAFSHVHDTNEGDDTSVRFYLWQLGYALFPWTGLVPLGLTYWMRKPDAWSPRLLLGFALTHAREGEGVLDPAKAEEKQKGDAAIFLVMWFLIAFALFTFMGTKFHHYIFPAVPPAAMMVGVVLDDALEGAGSAGKGRVIPYGAGMIVGMGLVVLGLSRLFPGSFFGTKLGAQQTELADPSFALGAGLVLAGIGVLAATVKLLGGEPETTSAPLPEVKRVESTPYRGGLAQTSGAPDDEGRTHETLMLGGAAVAGAMLLVLVGRDLATKPPGSDQPGAIRLLQLFTYNYRRAWPDNLDFGAALKAFSIVAIVVSLLFAAKRLRGHAVAMFAALGFVFALWGKDVYMVKTAPHWGQHEVMEAYYRGRQSDAEPLVAYQMNWKGENFYTGNRVPAFVSSGAPFTKWIKEQRDKGVKVMFFVTEHGRVGGLRSEAGATKYTEVTDKNVCNKFILVRAEY; from the coding sequence ATGAGCGACGCCGACAACGACACGACGCCCGGGCCCACCGACGACACCGCCAACGCCGAGCGTGAGGCTTCGCCGTCCGACGCCGCCAAGGCCGACGCCTCCCCCGCCGACGAGAGCAAGGGCGAGGGCGCGAAAGAGAGCCCCGACGCCGAAGCTCGCGCGAGCGACCGCACCGAGGGCGAGAGCTCCGAGGACGACGGCCGTGAGGGCACGAAGTCCGACGCCCCCGAGGCCGAAGCCAAAGGGGAGACCACGGGCGAAGAGAGCGATGCTGCCGAGGCCAAGGGCGTAGACGGCGACGAGAAGCCCACGAGCGACAAGAAGGCCGACGGCGACAAGAAGGCCGACGGCGACAAGAAGGCCGACAGCGACAAGAAGGCCGACGGACCGAAGGGCAACCCGCTCGACAAGCGCTCGCTCGCGATGGCGATCTCGGGCTTCTTGGGCCTCTTCTTCTTGATGGCGAAGAACGCGCAGTGGCGCTTCGGCGTGCCGCTCGGGGTCTTCTTCGCGATCGTCGCCGCGCTCGGCATCCTCGGGTTCATTGGCTCGTTCGACGACGGCCTCGCCCCCGGCAGCGACGGAGAGGGCCGCGTCGCGCAGCGCACGACCTTCGAGAAGGTGCTCCCCTCGCTCGGCCTCGTCGTGGGCTCGTTCGTGGGCTTCGCGGCCGCGATCTCGGCGGCGCAGTCGAACCTCTTCGGCATGCCGTGGGCGTGGGGTCTCGTCGTGACGGTGCTCTTCGTCGCGTTCGTCGCCTCGGTGTTCCGCCTCGGCGTCGCGCTCGGGCCGCTCGCCAAAGACGAGCTCGGAGAAGAGCGCCCGCTCCTCCGGCGCCACGGCTTCTGGGTGCTGCTCATCGGCGGCGTCCTTTATTTCCCCGCGATGGGCGTGTTCTCGCTCTGGGATCCGTGGGAGACGCACTACGGCGAGGTGGCCCGCGAGATCCTCGCGCGGGACGACTGGATCTCGCTCTGGTGGGCGCAAGACGGCTGGTTCTGGTCGAAGCCCATCTTGAACTTCTGGGTCCAGGCGCTCGCGATGGGCAGCCTCGGCACGCATTTTCAGCCCGATCAGATGCTGATGAACGGCATAGGGCGGCCCGAGTGGGTCGTGCGCACGCCGAACGTGCTCATGACGATCTTGGCCCAGTACGTCATCTACAAGGGCGTCGCGAAGGTCTTCGGGCGGCGCGCGGGCATGCTCGGCGCGTTCGTGCTCGCGACCATGCCCGACTGGTTCTTCCTCGCGCACCAGACCATGGCCGACATGCCGTTCGTCTCGTCGATGACGGCGGCCATGGGCATGGTGCTGCTCGCCGCCAGCGCGAAGGACGAAGAGAAGGTCGCGCTCTACGAGGTGACCGCGTTCGGCCGTAAATTCCGCCTCTCCGGCTACCACCTCGCCTTCGGCGCGATCCTCGTCTGCGCGCTCCCGCAGATCGTGTACCTGCTCACGCGCAACGTCGAGCTCGTGCTCTACGGGTCGGGCCCGAAGGGCTTCCGGTTCCACCTCGACGAGTTCAAGAGCGGCTCCGCGGGCAACTGCGGTCTGCCCGGGAACGAGGCGTGCCACGCCGCCCTCCCCGCCTCGATCCCCCGTGGCGTCGCCGTCGCGCCGACGACCCCGGGCCAAATGGCCGCGCGCTTCTTCGGCGCGATCGAGCCGAGCGTGCAGGGCCTCTTCTGGGCGTTTTTGCTCGGCGGTCTCCTCTACGTGAACTGGGGAGAGCGCCGCGTGCGCAGGCTCTACTACATCGGCGCTTGGTTCTTCGCCGCGGTCGCGACCATGGGCAAGGGCCCGGCGGGCATCGTGCTGCCCGGGGCGTGCGCGGCGCTCTACATCGCCACCAACAAAAAGTGGCAAGAGCTCCTCAAGGTCGAGATCTGGAGCGGCCTCCTCGTGGTCGCGGTCGTGGCGGCGCCGTGGTTCGTGGCGATGTACATCCGGCACGGCTCGCCGTTCACCGATCGCCTCTTTTTCCACGACATGTTCAACCGCGCGTTTTCGCACGTGCACGACACGAACGAGGGCGACGACACGTCGGTGAGGTTCTACCTCTGGCAGCTCGGCTACGCGCTCTTCCCGTGGACGGGCCTCGTGCCGCTCGGCCTCACGTACTGGATGCGCAAACCCGACGCGTGGAGCCCTCGCCTCCTCCTCGGCTTCGCGCTCACGCACGCCCGCGAAGGTGAAGGCGTGCTCGACCCGGCGAAGGCCGAAGAGAAGCAGAAGGGCGACGCGGCGATCTTCCTCGTCATGTGGTTCCTCATTGCGTTCGCGCTCTTCACCTTCATGGGCACGAAGTTCCACCACTACATTTTCCCGGCCGTCCCGCCGGCGGCGATGATGGTGGGGGTCGTCCTCGACGACGCGCTCGAGGGCGCGGGCTCGGCCGGCAAGGGGCGCGTCATCCCCTACGGCGCGGGCATGATCGTGGGCATGGGGCTCGTCGTGCTCGGCCTCTCGAGGCTCTTCCCGGGCTCGTTCTTCGGCACGAAGCTCGGCGCGCAGCAGACCGAGCTCGCGGACCCGTCCTTCGCCTTGGGCGCGGGCCTCGTGCTCGCCGGCATCGGCGTGCTCGCGGCGACGGTGAAGCTCCTCGGCGGAGAGCCCGAGACGACGAGCGCTCCCCTCCCCGAGGTGAAACGCGTCGAGAGCACGCCGTACCGCGGTGGCCTCGCCCAGACCTCCGGCGCACCGGACGACGAGGGCCGCACCCACGAGACGCTCATGCTCGGCGGCGCGGCGGTCGCGGGGGCCATGCTCCTCGTGCTCGTCGGCCGCGATCTCGCGACGAAGCCCCCGGGCTCGGATCAGCCCGGCGCGATCCGCCTCCTCCAGCTCTTCACGTACAACTACCGCCGCGCCTGGCCCGACAACCTCGACTTCGGCGCCGCGCTGAAGGCGTTCTCGATCGTCGCCATCGTCGTGTCGCTGCTCTTCGCCGCGAAGCGCCTGCGCGGGCACGCCGTGGCCATGTTCGCCGCGCTCGGCTTCGTCTTCGCCCTCTGGGGCAAGGACGTCTACATGGTGAAGACCGCGCCGCACTGGGGCCAGCACGAGGTCATGGAGGCCTACTACCGCGGCCGCCAGAGCGACGCCGAGCCTCTCGTCGCCTACCAGATGAACTGGAAGGGCGAGAACTTCTACACCGGCAACCGCGTGCCTGCGTTCGTGTCGTCGGGCGCGCCGTTCACGAAGTGGATCAAAGAGCAGCGCGACAAGGGCGTGAAGGTCATGTTCTTCGTCACCGAGCACGGGCGCGTCGGCGGGCTCCGCAGCGAAGCGGGCGCCACGAAGTACACCGAGGTCACGGACAAGAACGTGTGCAACAAGTTCATCCTCGTCCGCGCCGAGTACTAG
- a CDS encoding acyl-CoA dehydrogenase → MFFLFFEQFKLGELLGKGPFEAWGEEEVRTSVTEGYRFVREVLGPLNVVGDMEGCKIVDGRVITPKGFKEAWDKLYAAGWKTMSISPEFGGAGSPFSVQILLEELLSGANAAFNMYPGLAFGAAEVIAHFGTDEQKKTYVPRMFGGTWGGTMCLTEPHAGSDVGSAKTTASKNADGSYNIKGTKIYISGGDHDLAENVIHLVLARVDGAPAGTKGLTLFIVPRVRHDENGVLGKENDVQVAALEHKMGINGSATCILNFGDNDACIGWPVGGETKINQGMPQMFIMMNAARISVGVQGLSVASAAYLNALEYAKDRKQGASMTHWKDPTAPRVSIIEHADVRRMLLDMKGKVEGLRALALKLTQHQDQVTFYKGNDDAKAAYHQGQVDLLVPLMKAYGSDQGFRVCETAIQTYGGAGYTRDYPVEQYCRDAKIFSIYEGTNHIQSMDLVGRKLGQAGGANFQAFMGDVQKFVTANASHPTLGAEVKRLGSAAEALSGSAMRLLMWFQSGNVAMVPLSANRFLEMMSELTVGWLLLEQAVIAEEALKKVDPQHPDTAFYAGKVQSAIFFARNTLPGVAFKAELLAMEDKSPTEISDAAFATV, encoded by the coding sequence ATGTTTTTCTTGTTCTTCGAGCAGTTCAAGCTCGGGGAGCTCCTCGGCAAAGGCCCGTTCGAGGCCTGGGGCGAGGAAGAGGTCCGCACCTCCGTGACCGAGGGCTACCGCTTCGTGCGCGAGGTCCTCGGACCGCTCAACGTCGTCGGCGACATGGAAGGCTGCAAGATCGTCGACGGCCGCGTGATCACGCCCAAGGGCTTCAAAGAGGCCTGGGACAAGCTCTACGCGGCCGGCTGGAAGACCATGAGCATCTCGCCCGAGTTCGGCGGCGCGGGCTCTCCGTTCAGCGTCCAGATCCTCCTCGAGGAGCTCCTCTCCGGCGCCAACGCGGCGTTCAACATGTACCCGGGCCTCGCGTTCGGCGCGGCCGAGGTCATCGCGCACTTCGGCACCGACGAGCAGAAGAAGACCTACGTGCCTCGCATGTTCGGCGGCACCTGGGGCGGCACGATGTGCCTCACCGAGCCGCACGCCGGCAGCGACGTGGGCTCCGCGAAGACGACCGCCTCGAAGAACGCCGACGGCAGCTACAACATCAAGGGCACGAAGATCTACATCTCGGGCGGCGATCACGACCTCGCCGAGAACGTCATCCACCTCGTGCTCGCGCGCGTCGACGGCGCCCCGGCCGGCACGAAGGGCCTCACGCTCTTCATCGTGCCCCGCGTCCGTCACGACGAGAACGGCGTGCTCGGCAAAGAGAACGACGTTCAGGTCGCGGCGCTCGAGCACAAGATGGGCATCAACGGCTCGGCCACGTGCATCTTGAACTTCGGCGACAACGACGCCTGCATCGGCTGGCCCGTCGGCGGCGAGACGAAGATCAACCAGGGCATGCCGCAGATGTTCATCATGATGAACGCGGCGCGCATCTCGGTCGGTGTGCAGGGCCTCTCGGTGGCCTCGGCCGCCTACCTGAACGCCCTCGAGTACGCGAAGGACCGCAAGCAGGGCGCCAGCATGACCCACTGGAAGGACCCCACGGCGCCCCGCGTGTCGATCATCGAGCACGCCGACGTGCGCCGCATGCTGCTCGACATGAAGGGCAAGGTCGAAGGTCTCCGCGCGCTCGCCCTCAAGCTCACGCAGCACCAAGACCAGGTGACCTTCTACAAGGGCAACGACGACGCGAAGGCCGCCTACCACCAGGGCCAGGTCGACCTGCTCGTGCCGCTCATGAAGGCGTACGGCTCCGACCAGGGCTTCCGCGTCTGCGAGACCGCCATCCAGACCTACGGCGGCGCCGGCTACACGCGCGACTACCCCGTCGAGCAGTACTGCCGCGACGCGAAGATTTTCAGCATCTACGAGGGCACGAACCACATCCAGTCGATGGACCTCGTGGGCCGCAAGCTCGGGCAGGCCGGCGGCGCCAACTTCCAGGCGTTCATGGGCGACGTGCAGAAGTTCGTCACGGCGAACGCCTCGCACCCCACGCTCGGCGCCGAAGTGAAGCGCCTCGGGTCGGCGGCGGAGGCCCTCTCGGGCTCGGCGATGCGCCTGCTCATGTGGTTCCAGTCGGGCAACGTGGCGATGGTGCCGCTCTCGGCGAACCGCTTCCTCGAGATGATGAGCGAGCTCACGGTGGGCTGGCTCCTGCTCGAGCAGGCCGTCATCGCCGAAGAGGCGCTTAAGAAGGTCGACCCGCAGCACCCCGACACGGCGTTTTACGCGGGCAAGGTGCAGTCGGCGATCTTCTTCGCGCGCAACACCTTGCCGGGTGTCGCCTTCAAGGCCGAGCTCTTGGCCATGGAAGACAAGTCGCCGACCGAGATCTCGGACGCGGCCTTCGCGACGGTGTGA
- a CDS encoding FecR domain-containing protein: MSDNYAKNLADLVASRVARVDAAAASGPSDAERGAAIDALSVALAGRRRARLRGRVARGLGVFAAAAVLVLVGSALVSRPHASTLVLRGHPTEGTQATLSDGTKVPLVDGVPVLEGSRIDATYGRVDLSFATGTELSLESHGEVSVVGAGKTQAFRLDRGRLSAHVAKLGEGERFVVRTGDTEVEVRGTRFVVELGPKLACAGGTETRVTVSEGVVVVRSQGTEARVQAGESWPACTDPAPPAPPPVVRSASAAPSSSPSSSPSSSPHAPEAKVVASAAREPAEAPPSSLAEENALFQAGLAQKRAGDAPSAIATFETLVRKHPKSPLAESAHVERMRLLANHRDPRARAAAKEYLARYPKGYARGEAMDLVGP; the protein is encoded by the coding sequence ATGAGCGATAACTACGCGAAAAATCTCGCAGATCTCGTGGCGTCACGCGTCGCCCGGGTCGACGCGGCGGCCGCCTCGGGGCCCTCCGACGCCGAGCGCGGTGCCGCCATCGACGCCCTCTCCGTGGCCCTCGCTGGCCGCCGTCGGGCGCGTCTCCGTGGTCGGGTCGCGCGAGGGCTCGGGGTCTTCGCCGCGGCCGCCGTCCTCGTCCTCGTGGGCTCGGCGCTCGTCTCCCGTCCGCACGCCTCGACGCTCGTCCTCCGGGGGCACCCGACCGAGGGCACGCAGGCGACCCTGTCCGACGGGACGAAGGTCCCGCTCGTCGATGGCGTCCCTGTCTTGGAGGGCTCGCGCATCGACGCCACGTACGGCCGCGTCGACCTCTCGTTCGCGACCGGCACCGAGCTCTCCCTCGAGAGCCACGGCGAGGTCTCGGTGGTCGGCGCAGGGAAGACGCAGGCCTTTCGCCTCGATCGCGGGCGCTTGTCCGCGCACGTCGCCAAGCTCGGTGAGGGCGAGCGCTTCGTCGTGCGCACCGGCGACACCGAGGTCGAGGTCCGCGGCACGCGCTTCGTCGTCGAGCTCGGACCCAAGCTCGCCTGCGCAGGCGGGACCGAGACGCGCGTCACCGTCTCGGAGGGCGTGGTCGTCGTGAGGTCGCAGGGCACGGAGGCTCGTGTCCAGGCGGGTGAGTCGTGGCCCGCGTGCACCGACCCCGCGCCCCCGGCGCCCCCGCCCGTCGTGCGCTCCGCGAGCGCTGCGCCGTCGTCGTCGCCGTCGTCCTCACCGTCGTCGTCTCCTCACGCGCCGGAGGCGAAGGTCGTGGCCTCGGCCGCCAGAGAGCCCGCGGAGGCTCCGCCGAGCTCGCTCGCCGAAGAGAACGCGCTCTTCCAGGCGGGCCTCGCCCAGAAGCGCGCGGGCGACGCCCCGTCGGCGATCGCGACCTTCGAGACCCTCGTCCGAAAGCACCCGAAGAGCCCGCTCGCCGAGAGCGCGCACGTCGAGCGCATGCGCCTGCTCGCGAACCACCGCGATCCCCGCGCGCGCGCCGCCGCCAAGGAGTACCTCGCCCGGTACCCCAAGGGCTACGCGCGCGGCGAGGCGATGGATCTCGTCGGCCCATGA
- a CDS encoding sigma-70 family RNA polymerase sigma factor — MRRGDTSAAAALHDRVRPTVDRTVRRLLGAHDPDRDDVAQLAMIELVTTIDRYRGECSLDSWTSTITARLVFKAIRRRRVERKYFAFDDDPGEEAPSPSRPAHDLGARDLLRRVAELLSPVEDVKVWTFLLHDAWGYDLREVAQITDVTVAAAQSRLVRGRAEVNARIAASPELSSALAKVLS, encoded by the coding sequence ATGCGCCGTGGCGACACGAGCGCTGCGGCCGCGCTCCACGACCGAGTTCGCCCGACGGTCGATCGCACGGTACGAAGGCTCCTCGGCGCCCACGACCCCGACCGCGACGACGTCGCCCAGCTCGCCATGATCGAGCTCGTCACCACGATCGACCGCTACCGCGGGGAGTGCTCCCTCGACTCGTGGACGTCCACGATCACCGCGCGCCTCGTGTTCAAGGCGATCCGCCGTCGGCGCGTCGAGCGGAAGTACTTCGCGTTCGACGACGACCCCGGGGAAGAGGCCCCTTCGCCCTCGCGGCCGGCCCACGATCTCGGCGCGAGGGATCTCCTCCGTCGTGTCGCGGAGCTCCTCTCCCCGGTCGAGGACGTGAAGGTGTGGACGTTCCTCCTGCACGACGCGTGGGGGTACGATCTCCGCGAGGTCGCGCAGATCACCGACGTCACCGTCGCCGCCGCGCAGTCGCGGCTCGTGCGAGGGCGCGCCGAGGTGAACGCGCGCATCGCCGCCTCTCCCGAGCTCTCCTCGGCCCTCGCGAAGGTGCTCTCATGA
- a CDS encoding DUF4266 domain-containing protein, whose product MPSSVRARGLFAAAALFFVFSAGCTRVAPYERGVLARPTMSPGSLSGPGEEHVYDVHEGATGGGTAGGGGCGCN is encoded by the coding sequence ATGCCGTCTTCCGTCCGGGCCCGCGGCCTCTTCGCCGCCGCGGCACTTTTCTTCGTATTTTCAGCAGGTTGCACCAGGGTCGCGCCGTACGAGCGGGGTGTCCTCGCGCGCCCGACCATGAGCCCCGGGAGCCTCTCGGGGCCCGGAGAAGAGCACGTCTACGACGTGCACGAGGGCGCGACCGGCGGCGGGACGGCGGGCGGCGGCGGATGCGGATGCAACTGA
- a CDS encoding DUF3570 domain-containing protein yields MQLKHVALGLVSAALLTITTNARAEGTTTTRIKSEVSAYQDSVAVSVLTPAVSASVESPTSGWNVAGNALVDVVSAASPDIVSTASPRWMEVRKAGGLSAGYKPGDFGAQGSFNVSHTDDYLSLTGGGRVTLDVDEKHMTLVAGYYLGHDVIGRTGTPFSVFSRTLDTHSLSFGLTRIVTKSTLASLSADVILERGDQSKPYRYVPMFAPGVAATVPAGASPDFVANARIAARPLEQLPLARERYALTGRIATHGGFGTLRAEERLYADSWALLASTTDVRVFFDVGSRLEIGPHGRFHVQKAVSFWERAYTASGPGDIPALRTGDRELGALLTAGGGLGMRLHLGPVADANKLALTFNVDGYTTSFFDAIYVTNRLTVFSALGLEAVF; encoded by the coding sequence ATGCAACTGAAGCACGTCGCGCTCGGGCTCGTCTCGGCGGCTCTCCTCACGATCACGACGAACGCGCGCGCCGAAGGGACCACCACGACGAGGATCAAGTCGGAGGTCTCGGCCTACCAGGACAGCGTCGCGGTGAGCGTGCTCACGCCCGCCGTGTCGGCCTCGGTGGAGAGCCCCACCTCGGGGTGGAACGTGGCCGGCAACGCGCTCGTCGACGTCGTGTCGGCCGCCTCGCCAGACATCGTGTCCACCGCCTCTCCGCGTTGGATGGAGGTCCGGAAAGCCGGAGGCCTCTCGGCCGGGTACAAACCCGGAGACTTCGGCGCGCAGGGCTCGTTCAACGTCTCGCACACGGACGACTACCTGTCGCTCACGGGAGGCGGGCGAGTCACGCTCGACGTCGACGAGAAGCACATGACCCTCGTCGCCGGGTACTACCTCGGGCACGACGTCATCGGGCGCACGGGCACGCCGTTCTCGGTCTTTTCGCGGACGCTCGACACGCACAGCCTCTCGTTCGGCCTCACGCGGATCGTCACCAAGTCGACCCTCGCGAGCCTCTCGGCGGACGTCATCCTCGAGCGCGGTGACCAGTCGAAGCCCTACCGCTACGTGCCCATGTTCGCGCCCGGCGTCGCCGCCACCGTGCCCGCCGGGGCGTCGCCCGATTTCGTCGCGAACGCGCGCATCGCGGCGCGACCGCTCGAGCAGCTCCCGCTCGCCCGCGAGAGGTACGCGCTCACCGGGCGCATCGCCACGCACGGCGGGTTCGGCACGCTCCGCGCCGAAGAGCGCCTCTACGCCGACTCGTGGGCCCTCCTCGCGAGCACCACGGACGTGCGCGTCTTTTTCGACGTGGGCTCACGCCTCGAGATCGGGCCTCACGGGCGCTTCCACGTGCAGAAGGCCGTCTCGTTCTGGGAGCGGGCCTACACGGCGAGCGGCCCGGGCGACATTCCGGCCCTCCGCACCGGAGATCGCGAGCTCGGCGCGCTCCTCACGGCCGGCGGGGGCCTCGGCATGCGCCTCCACCTGGGACCCGTGGCCGACGCGAACAAGCTCGCCCTCACCTTCAACGTCGACGGGTACACGACGTCCTTCTTCGACGCGATCTACGTGACGAACCGCCTCACGGTGTTCTCGGCCCTCGGACTGGAGGCCGTGTTTTGA
- a CDS encoding long-chain fatty acid--CoA ligase has translation MLSTMMDTPLSLATLFRHAERVHGGATITTATEKGVRKATLRECAKRAMRLAHALRGLGITGDQRVGTFMWNNQEHFEAYMAVPAMGAVLHTLNIRLPPAEVVFIANAAEDRIVLVDASLVPLFATILPGCTTIEHVVVVGEADVTALAATGRKVHDYEALLAAASDSPFDFPVVDERLAAAIAFTSGTTGSPKGVVYSHRSAMLHSMQLCLGDSTGVSSGDRVLAVVPMFHVCAWGLPWACMLVGADLILTDRFLQPDAVARLIASERPTFGGAVPTIWTGLLQYVDKVPTDLSSFRMVLVGGSACPPALMKAFEERHKMRIVHAWGMTETSPLGSVAVVKDGLDEETAWKLRITQGRLSPFVEAKLLGPDGNEVPWDGATSGELCVRGPWVTGSYYPENDPEKFVDGWLRTGDVGTLTPDGYLTLTDRAKDVIKSGGEWISSVLLENLLMAHPTVLEACVVGVPDDKWGERPLACVVPKPDQQVSFAQLRAFLGEKVAKWQLPERWSQIASVPKTSVGKFDKKVLRADYAANKLEVTIVD, from the coding sequence ATGCTCAGCACGATGATGGACACGCCCCTCTCGCTCGCCACGCTGTTCCGCCACGCCGAGCGTGTGCACGGAGGGGCGACGATCACGACGGCCACCGAGAAGGGCGTTCGCAAGGCCACGCTCCGTGAGTGCGCCAAGCGCGCCATGCGCCTCGCCCACGCCCTCCGCGGCCTCGGCATCACGGGTGACCAGCGCGTCGGCACGTTCATGTGGAACAACCAAGAGCACTTCGAGGCCTACATGGCCGTGCCCGCGATGGGGGCCGTGCTCCACACGCTCAACATCCGACTCCCGCCGGCCGAGGTCGTGTTCATCGCCAACGCCGCCGAGGACCGCATCGTGCTCGTCGACGCGTCGCTCGTGCCTCTCTTCGCGACCATTCTCCCCGGCTGCACCACGATCGAGCACGTCGTGGTCGTGGGCGAGGCCGACGTGACCGCCCTCGCCGCCACCGGCCGCAAGGTGCACGACTACGAGGCCCTCCTCGCCGCCGCGAGCGATTCCCCCTTCGATTTCCCGGTCGTCGACGAGCGCCTCGCGGCCGCGATCGCCTTCACGAGCGGGACCACGGGTTCTCCGAAAGGTGTAGTCTACAGTCATCGTTCGGCGATGCTCCACTCGATGCAGCTATGCCTGGGCGACTCGACCGGCGTGTCGTCGGGCGATCGGGTGCTCGCGGTGGTGCCGATGTTCCACGTGTGCGCGTGGGGCCTGCCGTGGGCGTGCATGCTCGTCGGGGCGGACTTGATCCTCACCGATCGTTTCCTCCAGCCCGACGCGGTGGCGAGGCTCATTGCGAGCGAGCGGCCCACCTTCGGCGGCGCGGTGCCCACGATTTGGACGGGCCTCCTCCAGTACGTCGACAAGGTGCCGACCGACCTCTCCTCGTTCCGCATGGTGCTCGTCGGCGGCTCGGCGTGCCCGCCCGCGCTCATGAAGGCCTTCGAGGAGCGCCACAAGATGCGCATCGTGCACGCGTGGGGCATGACCGAGACGAGCCCGCTCGGCTCCGTCGCCGTCGTGAAAGATGGCCTCGACGAGGAGACCGCCTGGAAGCTGCGCATCACGCAGGGCAGGCTCTCGCCGTTCGTCGAGGCGAAGCTCCTCGGTCCCGACGGAAACGAGGTCCCCTGGGACGGCGCGACCTCCGGCGAGCTCTGCGTGCGCGGCCCGTGGGTGACGGGCTCGTACTACCCCGAGAACGACCCCGAGAAGTTCGTGGACGGATGGCTGCGCACCGGCGACGTGGGCACCCTCACCCCCGACGGGTACCTCACCCTGACCGACCGCGCGAAGGATGTCATCAAGTCGGGAGGGGAGTGGATCTCCTCGGTGTTGCTCGAGAATCTCCTCATGGCGCACCCCACCGTCCTCGAGGCGTGCGTGGTCGGTGTGCCCGACGACAAATGGGGCGAGCGCCCGCTCGCGTGTGTCGTGCCGAAGCCCGACCAGCAGGTCTCGTTCGCCCAGCTCCGCGCGTTCCTCGGCGAGAAGGTCGCCAAGTGGCAGCTCCCCGAGCGCTGGTCGCAGATCGCGAGCGTGCCGAAGACGAGCGTCGGCAAGTTCGACAAGAAGGTGCTGCGCGCGGACTACGCCGCGAACAAGCTCGAGGTGACGATCGTCGACTGA
- the folB gene encoding dihydroneopterin aldolase, with the protein MSHAVTEYRLRLDGIRFRGHHGVSDSEQALPQDFLVSLEAHLPLGVLPTGDAIADVFNYDRLASLVVEEGTSRRCRLLETLAQRVISRVLTDTPATRVSVAVTKSRPPTRSSVDTVTVELRATRG; encoded by the coding sequence GTGAGCCACGCGGTCACCGAGTACCGCCTCCGCCTCGACGGGATCCGGTTTCGAGGGCACCACGGCGTGTCCGACTCGGAGCAGGCCCTCCCGCAAGATTTCTTGGTCTCGCTCGAGGCGCACCTCCCGCTCGGGGTGCTCCCCACGGGGGACGCGATCGCCGACGTCTTCAACTACGACAGGCTCGCCTCGCTCGTCGTCGAAGAGGGCACGAGCCGCAGGTGCCGGCTCCTCGAGACGCTCGCGCAGAGGGTCATCTCGCGCGTGCTCACCGACACGCCGGCCACGCGCGTGTCGGTCGCGGTGACCAAGTCGCGCCCGCCCACCCGGAGCAGTGTCGACACCGTGACCGTCGAGCTCCGCGCCACGCGAGGGTGA